CTAGCATGCTGTTTTCCCATTCAAGGCTGAGAAAAATAGCAAGCTCTAAATCAGACAGTAAATGATGAATTCGTCCCGTTTTATGAAAGCAAATACGGTTTGATTGACTTGAGGAAAGGATTTCTTGTACTGTTAACCATGGAATATAGTCCTTACCATTCCCTTCCTTGGCCACGCCCCTCTTTAATGCGACGGGCAATTTGTGCTTCAGAAAATGAAGACTTTAGCTATAACGAAAGTCCAGTATGTTTTTTCACAGCATTACTGGACCTCTAAAAGTTCTCATCTTTATTGTTACAGTTCTCAACTATTTTGTCCGCCCACACACATAGCTTCTTACTATAATAAAGTTACTCAACTGTAACTGATTTAGCTAAATTACGAGGTTGATCCACATCAGTACCCTTAATAATAGCTACATGATAAGCAAGTAACTGTAAAGGAATAGTATGAACAATTGGAGCAGTTTCATTTTCAATAGGTAACATTTCTAAAACCTGCATTCCAGGTCCTGGGCTTACTTGTGCACCATGATCAGCAAAGATATAAAGCTGTCCACCTCGTGCTCGAACTTCCTGTAAATTAGATTTTAGCTTTTCTAATAACTGATCGTTAGGTGCTACTGCTATTACTGGCGTGTCTGTATCTACTAGGGCAAGCGGTCCATGCTTTAATTCTCCTGCTGGATAGGATTCAGCATGAATGTAAGAAATTTCTTTAAGCTTTAGTGCTCCCTCCATTGCAATAGGGTAATGAACTCCTCGCCCTAAAAAGAGTACATTACGAATTTCTGCAAATTGCTCAGAGAGGGTTTGGATGGCAGAATTCAATTGTAACGCCTGCTCTATGTTAGCAGGCAATGCAATGAGCTGAGATACAAGATTTGCTTCTTTTTCTGATGTAAGTTGACGTCGACGACCTAACACAATTACTAGTAATAAGAGAGCTACTAATTGTGCAGTAAACGCTTTAGTAGAGGCTACCCCAATCTCAGGGCCTGCCCGAGTCATAAGTGCTAAATCTGATTCACGGACTAATGAACTTTCAAGTACATTGCAAATACTTAAACTAAAACGAAAACCAAGTCTTTTTGCTTCTTTAAGTGCTGCAATAGTATCAGCGGTTTCTCCTGATTGAGAGAGAGCAACCACTAGAGTATTTGGTGTGACCACTGGGGAGCGATAACGGAATTCACTAGCAATTTCTACTTGGCAAGGAATATGAGCAATAGATTCTAACCAATAACGTGCTGTCATACCGGCATGGTAGCTTGTACCACAAGCAAGAATGAGTACTGATTGAGTTTGATTGAGTACCTCTTTAGCATCCACGCCAAAAGATTCATCTAGTACTTGGTGCCCATTAATACGACCTTCTAAAGTCTCTGAAATAGCTCTGGGTTGCTCAAAAATTTCTTTAAGCATATAGTGGCGAAATTGCCCTTTTTCTGCCACATCTACTTGTAATTCACTTTCCCGTATAGGACGATCAATAACCTGATCTGTAATATCATAGATTCTAATTCGTCCTCTACTAAGTTCTACTACATCTCCCTCTTCTAAAAAAATAAATCGCTGAGTAACTGGAAGTAGTGCAGCTACATCAGAAGCAATAAAATGTTCTCCAATACCAATCCCTACTACAAGAGGGCTACCTTGGCGTGCAGCAATCAAATAATTAGGATCTTGGGTAGAAATAACACCCAAAGAATAAGCCCCTTTGAGATCTTTAAGAGTATGTTTTACAGCAATTAATAAATCACTATCTTTTTCCAAATAGTGATAAATCTGATGGACAATTACTTCTGTATCTGTTTGAGAGGTAAATTCAAAACCCAATTCCTGTTGCCGAACTTTTAGTTCTTCATAATTTTCAATAATTCCATTATGGACAATCGCTATTTTTTGACGACAAATGTGAGGATGGGCATTAGCTTCACTAGGTTTCCCATGGGTTGCCCAACGGGTATGAGCAATGCCTATAGATCCTGTAAGACCAGTATCTAAAAGTCCTTGTTCGAGCTTTGCAACTTTACCTGTTCGCCGTACTCGTTGTAAGGTAGCCTCACTATCAACTACAGCCATCCCTGCTGAATCGTAGCCACGGTATTCTAGTCGCCGTAAGCCTTCTAATAAAATAGGAACAACATCTCTTTGTGCTACTGCTCCAACAATACCACACATGTTTCTCTCCTTTAAAATAAAGTAAGCTGGATCAAAAGTTTTTTCAATTATTATTTATTAGGATTTTTGATAGAGCGTTTCCAAGTTAAATGTGTTTTTTGTGGTACCCTACTTAAGGTTAATTTATCCGGAGGAGCATCTTTAGTTATTGTAGTACCCGCACCAATGGTTGCTCCAGCTCCTATAGTAACTGGAGCGATTAGCTGAGTATCTGAACCAATGAAAACATTATCTTCAATAATAGTTTGATACTTATTCACACCATCATAATTACAGGTAATAGTACCTGCACCCACATTTACGTTTTTACCAATCAATGTATCACCAATATAACTTAAGTGATTAATTTTCGATCTATCAGCGATGTTGGATTTTTTAATTTCTACAAAATTCCCGATATGTACTTGTTTTCCTAATTTTGATTCAGGTCGAATCCGAGCAAATGGTCCAATTTTTGATTGGGAATCAATTATAGCTTCTTCTATAACACAATTAGCAAATATTTGAACGCCTGAACTGATGTACGTATCACGAATATAACAGTTAGGTCCAATTATTACATTATCCCCAAGAGTTATTTCTCCCTCCAAAATTACATTAGCATCAATATAGACATCTTGCCCAATTTTAATCGTACCTCGTAAATCAAAACGATTTGGATCACAGAAGCTTACACCTTGTTCCATTAAACGATCGGCCTCTCTGATTTGGTAGGCACGCTCTAAATACGATAATTGTTTACGATCATTAATACCTATCACTTCTATCGGATCTGCTGCTAATACTGTGGCGATAGTATCCCCGCCATTAATAGTATGGCTCACTATATCAGTAAGATAGTACTCTTTTTGTGCATTGTAATTTTTTACATGAGGTAAGACTTTTTTTAAATGCTTTGTTTGAATTGCTATAATTCCAGTGTTAATTTCTTTTATTTTCAATTGATCAGAATTAGCATCAGCCTCTTCTACAATAGCAGAAATTGACCCAGTGCTGTTCCGAATAATCCTTCCTAAGCCTGTAGGGTTATCTAAATTAGCAGTTATTAATCCTAATGGATTATTAGTTGTAGTAGAAAGTAACTCCCTCAGCGTTACTGTGTTTATAAGAGGTACGTCCCCAACAAGAATCAAGGTAGTTGTATTATCTTGAAGATAGGGTAGAGCTTGAAGTACTGCATGGCCAGTACCTAGCTGTTCTTTTTGCTGAACCCAAGTAATATCGTCTGCCTTTATCGCATTAGAAACTAATGCTCCACCGTGACCATAAACAATAATAATTTGTTTAGGGGTAAGCTGGCGTACTTTTGTTACTATATGACTAAGCAGTGGCTGGCCTGCTAATTTGTGCAGTACTTTAGGTAACTGCGATCGCATTCGTTTTCCTTGCCCTGCTGCAAGAATAATTACGCTAACAGACATAAATAGTTTCTCCTTCATACTATTACAAGATTATTGTAGTGTTATTTTAAAAGTAAAAGTATTATTGCAGGAATAAAAAAAGGCCATCTGTTAAGTGGCCTTTTTTTAAGAATATATAGAAAGATTTATCTTCGACCTAGTTTTTTGCGAAGATTTTCAATTGTTCTAATCTGAGCAATTGCTTCTGCCAACTCAGCTTGTGCTCGAGCATAATCAATTTTGTCTTTCTGATTCTTAAGCGTATCCTCTGCTCGCTCTTTGGCTTCTAATGCAGCAGCCTCATCAATATCATCTGCTCTTTGAGCAGTATCCGCTAATATTGTAATAACATGAGGCTGAACTTCAAGTAATCCTCCTGATACATAGAAAGACTCCTCCTTGCCATCTTCCTTTTGAACTCTTACAGAACCAGGTTTAAGACGAGTAAGCATAGGTGTATGCTGCGGCATGATACCAACTTCCCCCATTTCTGCAGGGGCAATTACCATAGTCGCAGTACCTGAGAAAATTTCCTGCTCAGCACTTACAATATCAATATGTATTGACATAGTTTAACTATTATTCTGTAGTATTAAAGTTTTTTCGCTTTTTCTACGGCTTCGTCGATAGTACCTACCATATAAAACGCTTGTTCTGGCAAATGATCGTATTCACCCTCAACAATACCTTTAAATCCTTGAATAGTGTCTTTAAGGGGTACGTATTTACCTGGACTTCCTGTAAACACTTCAGCTACAAAGAAAGGCTGAGAGAGGAATCTTTGAATTTTCCGTGCTCTTGCAACAACAAGTTTATCTTCTTCGGAAAGTTCATCCATACCTAAAATAGCAATAATATCCTTTAGTTCCTTGTATCTCTGTAAGTTACCTTGTACCGATCGTGCAACTTGATAGTGCTCTTGACCTACAATAAGTGGATCTAATTGGCGGCTAGTAGAATCTAAAGGATCTACAGCAGGATAGATTCCAAGTTCTGCAATCTGGCGAGATAGTACTACGGTAGCATCTAAGTGAGCAAAAGTAGTCGCTGGTGAAGGATCGGTTA
This genomic window from Candidatus Nitrosacidococcus tergens contains:
- the glmU gene encoding bifunctional UDP-N-acetylglucosamine diphosphorylase/glucosamine-1-phosphate N-acetyltransferase GlmU, whose amino-acid sequence is MSVSVIILAAGQGKRMRSQLPKVLHKLAGQPLLSHIVTKVRQLTPKQIIIVYGHGGALVSNAIKADDITWVQQKEQLGTGHAVLQALPYLQDNTTTLILVGDVPLINTVTLRELLSTTTNNPLGLITANLDNPTGLGRIIRNSTGSISAIVEEADANSDQLKIKEINTGIIAIQTKHLKKVLPHVKNYNAQKEYYLTDIVSHTINGGDTIATVLAADPIEVIGINDRKQLSYLERAYQIREADRLMEQGVSFCDPNRFDLRGTIKIGQDVYIDANVILEGEITLGDNVIIGPNCYIRDTYISSGVQIFANCVIEEAIIDSQSKIGPFARIRPESKLGKQVHIGNFVEIKKSNIADRSKINHLSYIGDTLIGKNVNVGAGTITCNYDGVNKYQTIIEDNVFIGSDTQLIAPVTIGAGATIGAGTTITKDAPPDKLTLSRVPQKTHLTWKRSIKNPNK
- a CDS encoding F0F1 ATP synthase subunit epsilon, which encodes MSIHIDIVSAEQEIFSGTATMVIAPAEMGEVGIMPQHTPMLTRLKPGSVRVQKEDGKEESFYVSGGLLEVQPHVITILADTAQRADDIDEAAALEAKERAEDTLKNQKDKIDYARAQAELAEAIAQIRTIENLRKKLGRR
- the glmS gene encoding glutamine--fructose-6-phosphate transaminase (isomerizing), whose protein sequence is MCGIVGAVAQRDVVPILLEGLRRLEYRGYDSAGMAVVDSEATLQRVRRTGKVAKLEQGLLDTGLTGSIGIAHTRWATHGKPSEANAHPHICRQKIAIVHNGIIENYEELKVRQQELGFEFTSQTDTEVIVHQIYHYLEKDSDLLIAVKHTLKDLKGAYSLGVISTQDPNYLIAARQGSPLVVGIGIGEHFIASDVAALLPVTQRFIFLEEGDVVELSRGRIRIYDITDQVIDRPIRESELQVDVAEKGQFRHYMLKEIFEQPRAISETLEGRINGHQVLDESFGVDAKEVLNQTQSVLILACGTSYHAGMTARYWLESIAHIPCQVEIASEFRYRSPVVTPNTLVVALSQSGETADTIAALKEAKRLGFRFSLSICNVLESSLVRESDLALMTRAGPEIGVASTKAFTAQLVALLLLVIVLGRRRQLTSEKEANLVSQLIALPANIEQALQLNSAIQTLSEQFAEIRNVLFLGRGVHYPIAMEGALKLKEISYIHAESYPAGELKHGPLALVDTDTPVIAVAPNDQLLEKLKSNLQEVRARGGQLYIFADHGAQVSPGPGMQVLEMLPIENETAPIVHTIPLQLLAYHVAIIKGTDVDQPRNLAKSVTVE